A single Struthio camelus isolate bStrCam1 chromosome 6, bStrCam1.hap1, whole genome shotgun sequence DNA region contains:
- the CXCR4 gene encoding C-X-C chemokine receptor type 4 — MAQSMDSLDSLDLSSGLIIEFSDNGTDEIGSGDYGDYEEPCFQHENADFNRIFLPTIYSIIFLTGIIGNGLVILVMGYQKKQRSMTDKYRLHLSVADLLFVITLPFWSVDAAISWYFGNVLCKAVHVIYTVNLYSSVLILAFISLDRYLAIVHATNSQRPRKLLAEKVVYVGVWLPAVLLTVPDIIFASTSEVEGKYLCDRIYPHGNWLISFRFQHILVGLVLPGLIILTCYCIIISKLSHSKGHQKRKALKTTVILILAFFACWLPYYIGISIDTFLLLGVIRHRCSLETVVHKWISITEALAFFHCCLNPILYAFLGAKFKTSAQNALTSVSRGSSLKILSKSKRGGHSSVSTESESSSFHSS; from the exons ATGGCTCAGAGCAtggacagcctggacagcctGGAT ctgtcttCTGGGTTAATCATCGAGTTTTCTGATAATGGCACAGATGAGATTGGTTCAGGTGACTATGGAGACTATGAAGAGCCATGCTTTCAGCATGAAAATGCTGACTTCAACCGGATCTTTTTGCCAACAATCTACTCCATCATCTTCCTGACAGGAATAATCGGCAATGGATTGGTTATTCTTGTTATGGGCTaccagaagaaacaaagaagcatGACTGACAAATACAGGCTGCACCTTTCTGTGGCTGACCTCCTTTTTGTCATCACCTTGCCATTCTGGTCTGTGGATGCTGCCATAAGCTGGTACTTTGGGAATGTTCTGTGTAAGGCAGTTCATGTCATTTACACGGTCAACCTCTATAGCAGTGTTTTGATTTTGGCCTTTATAAGTTTAGATCGTTACCTGGCGATAGTCCACGCTACCAACAGCCAGCGACCAAGAAAGCTGTTAGCTGAAAAGGTGGTGTATGTAGGTGTATGGCTACCAGCTGTGCTTTTGACAGTGCCTGATATAATTTTTGCCAGTACTAGTGAAGTAGAAGGAAAGTACCTATGTGATCGCATATACCCTCATGGAAACTGGCtgatttctttcagatttcagcATATCTTGGTAGGACTTGTCTTGCCTGGCCTAATAATCCTGACTTGTTACTGCATTATAATTTCTAAGCTGTCACATTCAAAAGGCCACCAGAAGCGCAAAGCCTTGAAGACTACAGTCATTCTCATCCttgccttctttgcctgctggCTGCCATATTATATTGGCATCAGCATAGACACATTCCTCTTGCTAGGAGTCATCAGACATCGCTGCAGCTTGGAAACAGTAGTGCATAAATGGATCTCCATTACAGAAGCCCTAGCATTCTTCCATTGTTGCCTGAATCCAATTCTTTATGCCTTCCTGGGTGCCAAATTCAAAACATCAGCACAAAATGCCTTGACTTCAGTTAGCAGAGGATCAAGCCTCAAGATTCTTTCAAAAAGCAAACGTGGGGGACATTCTTCTGTTTCTACAGAATCAGAGTCTTCAAGTTTCCATTCCAGCTAA